A genomic segment from Janthinobacterium sp. 64 encodes:
- a CDS encoding response regulator transcription factor: MQDDRLLLIIEDDAAFARTLGRSFERRGYQVILATNFDEASALLEQHCPDYAVVDLKLNGNTSGLACVQMLHQHDPEMLIVVLTGYASIGTAVEAIKLGACQYLAKPSNTDDIEAAFGHVAGNADIELTNRATNIKTLEWERIHEMLAETDFNISETARRLGMHRRTLARKLEKQRVK; encoded by the coding sequence ATGCAGGATGACCGTCTGTTACTGATCATCGAAGACGACGCCGCGTTTGCCCGCACCCTGGGCCGCTCGTTCGAGCGGCGCGGCTACCAGGTCATCCTGGCCACCAATTTCGACGAAGCGAGCGCCTTGCTGGAACAGCATTGCCCCGACTACGCCGTCGTCGATTTGAAACTCAATGGCAATACCTCGGGCCTGGCCTGCGTGCAGATGCTGCACCAGCACGACCCGGAGATGCTGATCGTCGTGCTGACCGGCTACGCCAGCATCGGCACGGCCGTCGAAGCGATCAAGCTGGGCGCCTGCCAGTACCTGGCGAAACCGTCCAACACGGACGACATCGAAGCGGCCTTCGGCCACGTGGCCGGCAACGCCGACATCGAACTGACGAACCGCGCCACCAACATCAAGACCCTGGAATGGGAACGCATCCACGAAATGCTGGCCGAAACGGATTTCAATATCTCGGAAACGGCGAGAAGGCTGGGCATGCACCGGCGCACCCTGGCGAGGAAGCTGGAGAAGCAGCGGGTGAAGTGA
- a CDS encoding ATP-binding protein, whose protein sequence is MPGRIEILPNREVLERGAVAAEMEHPAGHQNMKLLIQLRWLAVIGQISTIFGVGVGLGIALPVPYMLEVLSCLIAFNLASLLRWHERQPVSNTALFLALLVDVTVLTAQLYLSGGISNPFAFLYLLQVILSAVLLEVWSTWIMVAITSLCLAGLALLPGPLILPIDPERGFASLYVQGLLICFILNAALLVVFITRINRNQRAGDAKVADLRQRAAEEEHIIRMGLLASGAAHELGTPLATLSVILGDWRRMPELSKNSELLEEITEMQAQLRRCKSIVSGILLSAGEARGESSVKTTINTFLNDLVDEWRSSRPIQSFEYDNRIEHDVPVVFDSTLKQTICNVLDNALEASPDWLRFEATREADALHLVITDAGPGFEPSMLTHLGKPYQSSKGKPGGGLGLFLVVNVARTLGGTVTARNRVQGGAVVHLALPLAAIKLERESDHHAG, encoded by the coding sequence ATGCCGGGCAGGATTGAGATCCTGCCCAACCGCGAAGTCTTAGAGCGCGGTGCGGTGGCGGCCGAGATGGAACATCCGGCCGGCCACCAGAACATGAAGTTGCTGATCCAGCTGCGCTGGCTGGCCGTGATCGGCCAGATCAGCACGATCTTCGGCGTGGGCGTGGGACTGGGCATCGCCTTGCCCGTGCCCTACATGCTCGAAGTGCTGTCCTGCCTCATCGCTTTTAATCTTGCCAGCCTGCTGCGCTGGCACGAACGCCAGCCCGTCTCCAACACGGCCCTGTTCCTCGCCCTGCTGGTCGACGTCACCGTGCTGACGGCCCAGCTCTACCTGAGCGGCGGCATCAGCAACCCGTTTGCCTTCCTGTACTTGTTGCAAGTCATCCTCAGCGCCGTGCTGCTGGAAGTGTGGTCGACCTGGATCATGGTGGCCATCACCAGCCTGTGCCTGGCCGGCCTGGCCTTGCTGCCCGGCCCCTTGATCCTGCCGATCGACCCCGAGCGGGGCTTTGCCAGCCTGTACGTGCAAGGCTTGCTGATCTGTTTCATCCTGAACGCCGCCTTGCTGGTGGTGTTTATCACGCGCATCAACCGCAACCAGCGCGCCGGCGACGCCAAGGTGGCGGACTTGCGCCAGCGCGCGGCGGAAGAAGAGCACATCATCCGCATGGGTTTACTGGCCTCGGGCGCCGCGCACGAGCTGGGCACGCCGCTGGCAACGCTGTCCGTCATCCTCGGCGACTGGCGCCGCATGCCGGAACTGAGCAAGAACAGCGAACTGCTGGAAGAAATCACGGAAATGCAGGCGCAGTTGCGGCGCTGCAAGAGCATCGTCAGCGGCATTTTGTTGTCGGCGGGCGAGGCGCGCGGGGAATCTTCCGTCAAAACAACGATCAATACCTTCCTCAACGACCTGGTCGATGAGTGGCGCAGCAGCCGCCCGATCCAGAGTTTCGAGTACGATAACCGCATCGAGCACGACGTGCCCGTCGTCTTCGATTCGACCCTGAAACAAACCATTTGCAATGTGCTCGACAATGCGCTGGAAGCATCGCCCGACTGGCTGCGCTTCGAAGCGACGCGCGAAGCGGATGCCTTGCACCTGGTCATTACGGATGCCGGGCCCGGTTTCGAGCCGTCGATGCTGACGCACCTGGGCAAACCGTATCAAAGCAGCAAGGGTAAGCCCGGTGGCGGCCTCGGCCTGTTCCTGGTGGTGAATGTTGCGCGTACCCTGGGCGGTACGGTGACGGCGCGCAACCGGGTGCAGGGCGGGGCGGTGGTGCACCTGGCCTTGCCGCTGGCGGCCATCAAACTGGAAAGAGAAAGCGACCACCATGCAGGATGA
- a CDS encoding SURF1 family protein: MMSQPRPSNTGRAPGAASQDAAPGPRGMAVHYSKIALAVLAGIVFAGFCALGTWQVKRLFWKLDLIERVEQRVHAPATDAPGPAAWASITPQTDEYRHVRLSGTYLPIFNTLVQATTALGSGYWLVTPLRLADGSTVLVNRGFVPKRAGIAASTPAGIVHVDGLLRISETGGGFLRENSPATQHWYSRDVAAIGASHMLTNVAPYFVDAKAKSETAVDAPVGGLTVISFPNNHLVYALTWFALALMVAGISWWIVREDKRRRARRRAGTQESDHAGQD, encoded by the coding sequence ATGATGAGTCAACCGCGCCCAAGCAACACCGGGCGCGCCCCTGGTGCCGCATCGCAAGATGCTGCGCCAGGCCCACGCGGCATGGCTGTGCACTATTCAAAAATTGCACTGGCCGTGCTGGCGGGGATCGTTTTTGCCGGTTTCTGTGCCTTGGGCACCTGGCAAGTCAAGCGCCTGTTCTGGAAGCTTGACCTGATCGAGCGCGTCGAACAACGCGTACATGCGCCCGCAACGGACGCCCCTGGACCCGCAGCCTGGGCCAGCATCACGCCACAAACGGATGAATACCGCCATGTGCGACTCTCCGGTACCTATCTCCCCATTTTCAATACCCTGGTGCAGGCAACGACGGCACTGGGCAGCGGTTACTGGCTGGTGACGCCATTGCGCCTGGCCGATGGCAGCACCGTGCTGGTCAACCGCGGCTTTGTGCCGAAACGCGCAGGCATCGCCGCCAGCACACCTGCCGGCATCGTCCACGTCGACGGCTTGCTGCGCATCAGCGAGACGGGCGGCGGTTTCTTGCGCGAAAACAGTCCTGCCACGCAGCACTGGTATTCGCGCGACGTGGCCGCCATTGGCGCCTCGCACATGCTGACCAACGTGGCGCCATACTTTGTCGATGCGAAGGCCAAATCGGAAACGGCCGTTGATGCACCCGTCGGCGGCCTGACCGTGATCTCCTTCCCCAACAACCACCTGGTGTACGCCTTGACGTGGTTTGCGCTGGCCCTGATGGTCGCTGGCATCAGCTGGTGGATCGTGCGCGAAGACAAGCGCCGCCGTGCGCGCCGTCGTGCCGGCACGCAAGAGAGCGACCATGCCGGGCAGGATTGA
- the cyoD gene encoding cytochrome o ubiquinol oxidase subunit IV yields the protein MSDHHTHGDSHHHDNHDHGSLKSYTIGFILSVILTAIPFWLVMAKVITNSGTMGLVLLAFAAVQVVVHMVYFLHMNTKSEGGWNMMALIFTIMIVGIAMAGSLWVMYHMNHNMMPDLMPEYMHTKTAP from the coding sequence ATGAGCGACCACCACACACACGGCGATAGCCACCACCATGACAATCACGATCATGGCAGCCTGAAAAGCTACACCATCGGCTTCATCCTGTCGGTGATCCTGACGGCCATTCCTTTCTGGCTGGTGATGGCGAAAGTCATCACCAATTCGGGCACCATGGGCCTGGTTCTGCTGGCGTTCGCGGCGGTTCAAGTGGTGGTGCACATGGTGTACTTCCTGCACATGAACACCAAGTCCGAAGGCGGCTGGAACATGATGGCGCTGATCTTCACGATCATGATCGTGGGCATCGCCATGGCCGGTTCGCTGTGGGTCATGTACCACATGAACCACAACATGATGCCGGATCTGATGCCTGAGTACATGCATACCAAAACGGCTCCATGA
- the cyoC gene encoding cytochrome o ubiquinol oxidase subunit III, protein MSDTIAHNTGAAGAAPSTRSYFVREHHPENGSLLGFWLYLMSDCLIFACLFATYAVVGRSYADGPTGAALFDLPLVAVNTAMLLLSSITYGFAMLAMQRKQLRSTLVWLGITGLFGLAFLSLEMYEFIHLIHEGAGPQRSAFLSSFFALVGTHGLHVTFGVIWLVTLMFQLNKHGLTPENGRRMMCLSLFWHFLDVIWIGVFTFVYLMGVLP, encoded by the coding sequence ATGTCTGATACCATCGCCCATAACACCGGCGCCGCTGGCGCCGCACCAAGCACGCGCAGCTACTTTGTGCGCGAGCACCACCCGGAAAACGGCAGCTTGCTCGGTTTCTGGCTCTACCTGATGAGCGATTGCCTGATCTTCGCCTGTCTGTTCGCCACCTACGCCGTGGTCGGCCGCAGCTACGCGGACGGCCCGACGGGCGCCGCGCTGTTCGACCTGCCGCTGGTGGCCGTCAACACGGCCATGCTGCTGCTGTCGTCGATCACCTACGGCTTCGCCATGCTGGCCATGCAGCGCAAGCAATTGCGCAGCACCCTGGTCTGGCTGGGCATCACGGGCCTGTTCGGCCTGGCCTTCCTGTCGCTGGAAATGTATGAATTCATTCATCTGATCCACGAAGGCGCCGGTCCGCAGCGCAGCGCGTTCCTGTCGTCGTTCTTCGCCCTGGTCGGCACCCACGGCTTGCACGTGACGTTTGGCGTGATCTGGCTCGTGACCTTGATGTTCCAGTTGAACAAGCATGGTCTGACCCCGGAAAACGGCCGCCGCATGATGTGCCTGTCGCTGTTCTGGCACTTCCTGGACGTCATCTGGATCGGCGTCTTCACCTTTGTCTACCTGATGGGAGTGCTGCCATGA
- the cyoB gene encoding cytochrome o ubiquinol oxidase subunit I, with protein MLDHIDLTKLIFGRLTWDAIPFHEPILLATFAMVALGGIALVAALTYFRVWGTLWRDWITSIDHKKIGIMYMILGLVMLLRGFADALMMRTQQAIAFGDNAGFLPPHHYDQIFTAHGVIMIFFVAMPFVTGLMNYVVPLQIGARDVAFPFLNNFSFWMTTMGAALVMASLFVGEFARTGWLAYPPLSGIVGSPDVGVDYYIWSLQIAGVGTLLSGVNLIATIVKMRAPGMTWMKMPVFTWTALCTNILIVAAFPVLTAVLAMLSLDRVAGFNFFTTELGGNAMMYVNLIWIWGHPEVYILILPLFGVFSEVVATFSSKRLFGYASMVYATCVIMILSYLVWLHHFFTMGSGASVNSFFGITTMIISIPTGAKIFNWLFTMYRGRIRFELPMLWTIGFMVTFTIGGMTGVLLAVPPADFVLHNSLFLIAHFHNVIIGGVVFGVFAAINYWYPKAFGYKLDAFWGKCSFWFWFVGFYLAFMPLYVLGLMGVTRRVNHFEDPSLQIWTIIAWFGAVSIALGIASMLIQFYVSYRNRHALRDVTGDPWGGRTLEWSTSSPPPDYNFAFTPQVHELDAWTDMKKHGYQRPTSGFTKIHMPKNTWAGFVIAALSALVGFGLIWQMWLVASVGFVIMMVTIIVHTFNYKRDYYIPAEEVVRTEDAYTKLLSSHV; from the coding sequence ATGCTAGACCATATTGATCTGACGAAGCTTATCTTCGGCCGTCTGACTTGGGATGCAATTCCATTTCACGAACCTATCCTGCTGGCGACCTTTGCGATGGTTGCCCTGGGCGGTATCGCACTCGTTGCGGCACTGACGTATTTCCGCGTCTGGGGTACCCTGTGGCGCGACTGGATCACCAGTATCGACCATAAAAAAATCGGTATCATGTACATGATCCTGGGCCTCGTCATGCTGCTGCGCGGCTTTGCCGACGCGCTGATGATGCGTACCCAGCAGGCGATCGCCTTTGGCGACAATGCCGGCTTCCTGCCACCGCATCACTACGACCAGATCTTCACCGCCCACGGCGTGATCATGATCTTCTTCGTCGCGATGCCTTTCGTGACGGGTCTGATGAACTACGTGGTGCCGCTGCAAATCGGCGCGCGCGACGTGGCTTTCCCTTTCCTTAACAACTTCAGCTTCTGGATGACCACCATGGGCGCCGCCCTGGTCATGGCTTCGCTGTTCGTCGGCGAATTCGCCCGCACGGGCTGGCTGGCCTATCCGCCGCTGTCGGGCATCGTCGGCAGTCCGGACGTGGGGGTAGACTATTACATCTGGTCCTTGCAGATTGCCGGGGTCGGGACGCTCTTGTCCGGCGTCAACCTGATCGCCACCATCGTCAAGATGCGCGCGCCAGGCATGACCTGGATGAAAATGCCCGTCTTCACCTGGACCGCACTGTGCACCAACATCCTGATCGTCGCTGCTTTCCCGGTACTGACGGCGGTGCTGGCCATGCTGTCGCTGGACCGCGTTGCAGGCTTTAACTTCTTCACGACGGAACTGGGCGGCAACGCCATGATGTACGTCAACCTGATCTGGATCTGGGGCCACCCAGAGGTCTACATCCTGATCCTGCCACTGTTCGGCGTGTTCTCGGAAGTGGTCGCCACGTTCAGCAGCAAGCGTCTGTTCGGTTACGCCTCGATGGTGTACGCCACCTGCGTCATCATGATCCTGTCGTACCTGGTATGGCTGCATCACTTCTTCACCATGGGTTCGGGTGCCAGCGTCAACTCCTTCTTCGGCATCACGACGATGATCATCTCGATCCCGACGGGCGCGAAGATCTTCAACTGGCTGTTTACCATGTACCGCGGCCGTATCCGCTTTGAACTGCCTATGCTGTGGACGATCGGCTTCATGGTCACCTTCACCATCGGCGGCATGACCGGCGTATTGCTGGCCGTACCACCAGCGGACTTCGTGCTGCACAACAGCCTGTTCCTGATTGCCCACTTCCATAACGTGATTATCGGCGGCGTGGTCTTCGGTGTGTTCGCTGCGATCAACTACTGGTACCCGAAAGCCTTCGGCTACAAGCTCGACGCGTTCTGGGGCAAGTGCTCGTTCTGGTTCTGGTTCGTCGGCTTCTACCTGGCCTTCATGCCGCTGTACGTGCTGGGCCTGATGGGCGTGACCCGTCGTGTCAACCACTTTGAAGATCCATCCTTGCAAATCTGGACCATCATCGCCTGGTTTGGCGCCGTCTCGATCGCGCTCGGTATCGCTTCCATGCTGATCCAGTTCTATGTCAGCTACCGCAACCGTCACGCCCTGCGCGACGTGACCGGTGACCCATGGGGTGGCCGTACGCTGGAATGGTCGACGTCGTCGCCACCGCCAGACTATAATTTCGCCTTCACGCCACAGGTGCACGAACTCGATGCATGGACTGACATGAAGAAACACGGTTACCAGCGTCCGACGTCCGGTTTCACGAAGATCCACATGCCGAAGAACACCTGGGCTGGTTTCGTGATCGCCGCACTGTCCGCACTGGTTGGTTTTGGCCTGATCTGGCAAATGTGGCTCGTCGCCAGCGTTGGCTTCGTGATCATGATGGTCACCATCATCGTCCATACCTTTAACTACAAGCGCGATTACTACATTCCTGCGGAAGAAGTGGTCCGTACCGAAGACGCTTATACTAAATTGCTGAGCAGCCATGTCTGA